Within the Bradyrhizobium ottawaense genome, the region GGATTCATGAAATGAATGCCGATGAAGCGCTCGGGCCGATCGGTCGAGGCGGCAAGCCGCGTGATCGAGATCGACGATGAGTTGGAGGCGACGATCGCTTCCGGCTTCAGCACCGCGCAGAGATCGTGGAAGATCTTGCGCTTGATTTCTTCCTTTTCGACCGCGGTCTCGATCACGAGATCGCAGTCCGCCAATTCGTCGAGCGACTCTGCGGAAACAATCCGGTCCAGCGCCTGCTTGCGCGCGTCCTCGGTGATGAGCTTCTTCGAAACCTGGCGCGACAGGTTGCCGTTGATGGTCGCCATCGCCGATTTCAGCCGGTCGGCGGATAGATCGTTCAGCACCACATGGTAACCGGCCAGCGCCGCCACATGCGCAATACCGTTGCCCATCTGGCCCGAGCCGATCACGCCGACCTTCTTGATTGTCACCGCCATCTTGCCATCCACCGGAACGGCGCGCAGTCAGCGCCTGTTCATCTCTGAATCCCGTTTCCGATATAATCAGAATCGAGACTTCAGTCCCACCTTTGGCGCGTTTTCTTCACGCAAAGGCGGTATCCGCTTCGCTTGAAAACGCCCTGAAACAAACCGGCCGGACGTTTTCACATCCGGCCGGTCCCGTCCGTTACTTGCCGAGCTTGCCGAGTTCTTCGGTCAGTTCGGGAACCGCCTGATAGAGGTCCGCGACCAGGCCGTAATCGGCAACCTGGAAAATCGGCGCGTCCTCATCCTTGTTGATCGCGACGATCACCTTGGAATCCTTCATGCCGGCCAGATGCTGGATCGCGCCGGAGATACCGATCGCGATGTACAGTTCCGGCGCCACCACCTTGCCGGTCTGGCCGACCTGCCAGTCGTTCGGCGCGTAGCCGGCATCGACGGCGGCGCGCGAGGCGCCGACGCCGGCGCCGAGCTTGTCGGCGAGCGGCTCGATATATTTGGCAAAGTTCTCGCGGCTCTGCATGGCGCGGCCGCCGGAGACGATGATCTTCGCCGAGGTCAGTTCGGGACGGTCGCTCTTGGCGACTTCCTCGCCGACAAAGCTGGAGAGGCCGGGATCGGCCGCGGATGCGGCGTTCTCGACCGACGCGCTGCCGCCTTCACCTGCCGCGGCAAAGGTCGAGGTCCGTACCGTGATGACCTTCTTGGCGTCCTTTGACTTCACGGTCTGGATCGCGTTGCCGGCATAGATCGGGCGCTCGAAGGTATCGGGCGCAACCACCTTGATGATTTCGGAGACCTGCATGACGTCGAGCAGGGCCGCGACGCGCGGCATCACGTTCTTGAAGCGCGAGGTCGCAGGCGCAACAAAGGCGTCGTAACCGGGGGCAAGTGCCACGATCAGCGCGGCCAGCGGCTCGGCGAGGTCGTGGGCATAGGCTTCGCTCTCGGCGACCAGCACCTTGGTGACGCCGGCGAGCTTCGCCGCGGCTTCGGCCGCAGCCTTGGTGCCCTGACCGCCACCGGCGACCAGCACGTGAACCTCGGCACCCAGCTGGGTGGCCGCGGTCAGCGCCTTGTTGGTGGAGTCCTTGAGGACCTCGTGTTCGTGTTCGGCAATCAACAGCGTGGTCATCAGAGAACCCCGGCTTCGGTCTTGAGCTTCGAAATCAGTTCGGCGACGTCCTTGACCTTGACGCCTCCCTTGCGGCCGGGCGGTTCCGATGTCTTGAGCACTTCGAGATGCGGCGTGAGGTCGACGCCGTAATCGGATGCGCTCTTGTCGTCGATCGGCTTCTTCTTCGCCTTCATGATGTTGGGCAGCGAGGCGTAGCGCGGCTCGTTCAATCGCAAGTCAGTCGTTACGATGGAAGGCCCCTTCAGTTTCACGGTCTGCAGGCCGCCGTCGACTTCGCGCGTCACCTTGAAATCGGAACCGTCGACTTCGAGCTTTGAGGCGAAGGTCGCCTGCGACCAGCCGAGCAGGGCTGCCAGCATCTGGCCGGTCTGGTTAGAGTCGTCGTCGATCGCCTGCTTGCCGAGAATGATCAGGCCGGGCTTTTCAGCGTCGGCGATGGCTTTCAGAATCTTCGCAACCGCCAGCGGTTCGACATTGCCTTCGGCCTTGACCAGGATGCCGCGGTCGGCGCCCATCGCAAGACCGGTCCGGATGGTTTCCGAGGCCTGCGCCGGGCCGATCGACACCACGACCACCTCGGTCGCCTTGCCGGCTTCCTTCAGCCGCAGGGCTTCCTCGACGGCGATTTCGTCGAACGGATTCATCGACATCTTCACGTTGGCGAGTTCCACGCCCGTTCCGTCGCTCTTGACGCGGACCTTGACGTTGTAATCGACCACCCGCTTTACCGGCACAAGAACCTTCATCGATCCTCTTTCGCTTGAATTCTGGGGTTTGATTGGCTTGGGCGCGGAACCTAAAGGTCCCGCTACCGGTGGTCAACGCGCGAAAGCCAAAAATCGGCCCTGCAATGCCCCGAAGCCGATAGGTATTTTAACGATTCTGACCGGGCACCCACAGCACGTCGCCGGCCCCATTGTCGTTCACGGCGCGGCTTGCCACGAACAGGAAATCCGACAGGCGGTTGATATATTGTATGGCAGCCTCGCTGACCGGCTCGGCCGGATTGGCGGCCAGTTCCACCATGATCCGCTCCGCCCGGCGACATATGGTGCGGGCGAGATGCAGGTATGCCGCGGCGGGGGTGCCGCCCGGCAGAATAAAGGACGTCAGCGGCGCCAGCTTTGCGTTGAGGCTGTCGATGTCGCGCTCGAGCCGCTCGACTTGGCTCGTCAGCACCCGCAGCCGTTCCGCCTTGCCGTCGCGCTGCGGCACCGCGAGGTCGGCGCCGAGATCGAACAGATCGTTCTGGATCAGGCTCAGCATGGTATCGAGTTCGGGCGCACCGGCCAGATGCAGCCGCACCACGCCGATCGCGGCATTGGTCTCGTCCACGGTGCCATAGGCTGAGATGCGCAGATCGAATTTCGGCCGCCGCTCGCCGCTGCCAAGCGCCGTGGTGCCGTCGTCGCCGGTTTTGGTATAGATGCGGTTGAGCACGACCATCGGCCCGTTCCCCTATTTGCCCATCGCCCAGACGGCGATCATGGTGATGACGATGGCGACGAACTGCAACAAGACCCGTAACCGCATCAGTTGCTGCGACCGGTTCGGCGAGCCGCCCCGCATCATGTTGATGAGGCCGAGCAGCAGCACGATGGCGACAGCCGCAACGGCAATGGGGAGGACAATCGAACTCAGAAAGGATGCCATTGGCGCTACATAACACCGTGCCGGGCGGACTGCTACACGTTCACGTCAGGCTCAACGATCTGGCTTTTAACCCAATAATATCAGAAGCTAGCCGGATTCCCGGGCGGAACCGTCGTCCGCAAGCGCAAGGTGAGATGTGAGGCAGATACGCTACGTCTACCACGTCGTGATGGATGCGTTTTACACCTTCCTTGCCGACGACGGCTGGGCGATCGCGAGCCATATCGCGCTGTCGACGCTGATGGCGCTGTTTCCGTTCCTGATCGTGCTGACCTCGCTGGCCGGCTTTTTCGGCTCCAAGGAACTGGCCGACCAGGCGGTCAGCCTGTTGCTGGAGGTGTGGCCCAAGCAGGTCGCCGATTCGCTGTCGAGCGAAATCCACGACGTCCTGACCACCACGCGCGGCGACATCCTGACCATCGGCGCCGTGCTCGCGGTCTACTTTGCCTCCAACGGCGTCGAAGCGCTGCGGGTGGCGCTGAACCGCGCCTATTCCGTGATCGAGCCGCGGCGCTGGTACTGGCTGCGGCTGGAGTCGATCGGCTACACGCTGGTGGCGGCCTTCACCTCGCTGGCGATGGCGTTCCTGATCGTGCTCGGGCCCTTGATGCTGGAAGCGGCGCGGCGCCACATTCCGTTCTTCGTCGAGACCAACGAGCACTTCCTCAATGTCAGCCGCTACGGCATCACCATTTCGGCGCTGATCGTGGCGCTGTTCATCCTGCACGCCTGGCTGCCGGCGGGGCGCAGAGGGTTTCTGCAGATCCTGCCCGGCATCATCTTCACCCTGGCGGCGTCACTGGTGTCGGGCATCGTGTTCGGCCAGTACCTGGCGCGGTTCGCCAACAACTACGTCACGATGTATGCCGGCCTCGCATCGGTCATCATCGCGCTGGTGTTTCTGTATTTCATCGCCGCGATCTTCGTCTATGGCGGCGAGTTGAATGCGGCGATCATCAAGTCGCGGCTGCCGCACGGCGTATCGCTTCAAGCAGCGCAGTCGCTAGCGCACGTGGAGACACAGGCTTGACCAGGAAGGCGTCGGCGCCGGCATCGCGCGACGCCGCCTCGTCGTCGCCGCGGCCGGACACGCCGATAACAGCGATGCGGCCGTGGGGCGGCTCCAGCGCCCGAATCCGCCGGATCGCCTCGATGCCGTCGATGCCGGGCAGCACCATGTCCATCAGCACGGCGTCGAATGCGCCCTGCGCGATCCGCTCCGGTGCGGCTTCGCCGCGGCCGATGAATTCGGTCTGATGGCCGAGTTCGGTCAGGATGGCGTTGAGCACGACGCGGCCGAACGGATTGTCCTCGACGCTGAGCAGTTTGAGCGGCCGCTGGCCGGGCATCGACAGCTCGCCATCGGTACCGCCGCCGCCGGCTGTCCTGGAAGCCCGGGCGCGCGTCAGCGTCACCGCCAGCGTGAAGGTGGTCCCGCCGCCGCGCCGCGCCGCGACCATGATGTCGCCGCCCATCGCGCGGGCGATCTGCTTGACCGACGCCAGCCCGAGCCCGGCGCCGCCGAAACGCGAAGCAATGCTGACATTGGCCTGCGAGAACGGCCGGAACAGCCGCTTGACCTCGTTGAGCGTGAGCCCGATGCCGCTGTCCGATATCGCGAAGGCGACACCGACCTTGCCCGCGGCAGCCCGCAGCGGCGTCGCGGTAAGCTCAATGGCGCCCTGCTCGGTGAACTTGGCCGCGTTGTCGATCAGGTTTTCCAGCGCCGCGCGCAGCCGGACGGGATCGCCGACCACGAACGCCGGCAGTTTTTCGGAAATCTCGACGGACCATTGCAGCCCCTTGGCCGCCGCCCGTCCCGCCAGCGAATCGCCGGCGTTGCGCGCGAGCGCCGGGAGGTCGAACAGATCCTGGCGTACCCCGGCGCCCCGGCTTCGTGCCGCATCGACGAACAGGGTCGCCAGGCTCGACAGATGTTCGGCGCCGGCCTTGATGGTATCGGCCCAGCGCCGCTCGCGCTCGTCGAGGTCGGATGTCGCCAGCAGATTGCTGATGGCCAGAATGCCGGTCAGCGGCGTGCGGACCTCATGGGCAAATGCCGCCAGCGCGGCTTCGACCATGTCCGGTCCCGAGACGGCCGCGGGCTTGCGACGTGGCTTGGCTGGCAGTTTCCTGGCCAGCAGTTTCTTGGTCGGCAGCTTCTTGGCCGCCCGCTTTTTGGCGCGCTTCTTCGCCGGCCGCCTTTTGGTCGCCCCTGTCAAACGCCGTGAGCGTGGTTTTGCCGCCATGGTCCCGTATCCCCGTGGTGCCAGCATGCCATGTCACCGCCGCGCGAGTCACGGGCGGGTTTGCGGTTACCACAGCCGGCAAACTAAGGCAGTTGCGCCATCCGCCGGATGTCCGCCGGGGTTGCCCCGGCCGCGCGCAGTTCGCGCAACGCCATGGCCCCGGTCGATTTCGAGAGCTTTTGCCCCGCAGCATCCGTCATCAGTGGGTGGTGACGGTAGAGCGGTTGCGGCAATCCCAGCAGCGATTGCAGCAGCCGGTGCACGCTGGTCGACCAGAACAGGTCCCTGCCCCGCACCACATCGGTGACGCCCTGCAGGGCGTCGTCGATCACGACCGACAGGTGATAGCTGGTCGGCGTCTCCTTGCGCGCCAGGATGACGTCGCCCCAGTCCTCCGGGCGGGCGGTGACGGCCCCTTGCTCGCCATCGGGGCCTTCGCCGTGCTCGGTCCAGACGAGATGCTTTGCCTGCGCGCAGGCCGCTGCCATGTCGAGCCGCAGCGCGTAAGGGGCGCCGGATGAGATCAGGCGCTCGCGCTCCTCCGGCGCGAGTTGTTTCGCGACCCCCGGATAGAGCGGCGCTCCGTCGGGATCGCGCGGCCACGGTGCACCGGCTTCCTTCTGCGCGACCAGCCGGGCAATTTCCGTTCGGCTCTCGAAACTCGGATAGATGAGACCCTCGGCCTGCAATCGCTCGACCGCGTCGCGATAACGCGCCAGCTGCTCGGACTGCCGCCGCACCGGCGTTTCCCAGGATAGTCCGAGCCAGGCGAGATCCTCATAGATTGCGGCCTCGAATTCCGGCCGGCAGCGCGTCGTGTCGATATCCTCGATGCGCAGCAGGAACCTCCCGCCGGTTTCGCGCGCCAGGTCGAAGTTCAGCAATGCCGAACGGGCGTGACCGAGATGGAGGTAGCCGTTCGGGCTCGGCGCAAATCGGAAAACGGGTGGCGGCATCTGGCAACACTCGTCACGAACCAAGACTCTGTTACGATAGGAGATGGATGCGCGGGTCAAGCCCACGCATGAGCAGACGGGCGAGCCGACCTATTCAATGACCATCCATCTCAACACCCAGGACGACCTCGAAGACGCCATCGGCAAGCTGGTCGCGCAGGACACGCGACTGAAGCCGATCCTCGACCTCACGGGCATGCCGGCGCTGCGGCAGCGCGAGCCGGGGTTTGCGGGTTTGGCGCACATCGTCTGCGGCCAGCAGGTGTCGACCGCGAGCGCCGCGGCGATCTGGGCCCGGCTCTCGGCGGCATTCGACCCGTTCGATCATTCAGCCATCCGCAAGGCCCGCACCGACCGCCTCGGACGGCTCGGCCTGTCCGGGGCCAAGATCAAGACGCTGAAGAACATCGCGCGCGAACTTCACCTTGAGCGTCTGAACCTCGACGTGCTGGCGGAAGAGGACGCCGACGCCGCGCACAACACGCTGACGGCGCTGCACGGCATCGGCCCATGGACCGCCGACGTCTATCTGCTGTTTTGCCTCCGTCATGCCGACGCCTGGCCGGCCGGCGATATCGCGGTGCAGGAAGCCATCAAGATCGGGCTCGGTCTGGCGACGCGCCCGACGCCAAAACAGATGGCGCCGCTGGCGGAGCCGTGGCGTCCGCTGCGTGGCGCTGCCGCGCATCTGTGGTGGAGCTACTATCGCGTGTTGAAGAAGCGCGAGGGCGTGCTGGCGGAAAAGACCAGCCCCGCCAAGGTCAGCCCCGCCAAACCTAGCCGCTCCAAGCCTAGCCTCGCAAAGTCACCCGGTCCTCGCGCGCGCAAGCGGTGACGAAGTCGATCACCGCGCGTACCACGGGAAGATCGACCAGGTCCGGATGGGCCAGCAGCCAGAGGTCCGCGACGCTGACGAGTTTTTGCGGCGCAACGCGCACCAGGTCGGGATCGGTGGCGGCGACGAAACAGGACAGCGCCGAGATCCCGAGACCGGCCCGTGCCGCCGCCAGCATGTCGCCCTGCGACGAACAGCGCAGCACCACGGATCCCTGCCGGGTGATGAAATCGCTCCAGCGCGCCAGCCGCTCGTTCGAGGCCCGGTCGGCGAAGCCGATGACGCTGTGCCCCTTCCACTCGTCGCGCCGTTCGGGCAGCGGCCGCCGGGCCGCATAGCCGCGCGAGGCGTAGAAACCGGTGCCGAGACGGCCGATCCTGCGGCCGATCAGGTTCTCCTCGCCGCTGTCGACCGGGCGCAGCACCACGTCGGCCTCGCGACGGCGCACGCTGGCCGGAAACGGATGGGTAATGATCTCGAGCTGAATATGGTCGTGCGCGCGCAAAAACCCCCCGAGCCGCGGCATCAGCCAGTGCGAGGCCAGCGTCGCCCCGATCGACAGCTTGACCACACCGCGGGCCTGCGCGCCGGTCGCCGACACCGCGGCCTCGGCGCGCAACGCCGCCGCCGCCATCGCCTCGACATGCTCGCGAAACTTGCGCCCCTGCGAGGTCAGCGACAGCCCGTCGTTGGAGCGCGCAAACAAGGGGATGCCGAGCTGGTTTTCCAGTTCGGCGACCTTGCGGCCGACCGTCGGATGGCTGGAGCGGAGCTGGCGCGCAGCCGCCGCAAAGCTGCGGGTTTCCGCCACCGCGACGAAGGTCTTGCAGAGGTCCCAGTCCATCGACTTCTCCCGCCGGAACGTGTTCATAGCTGGATAGCCATCTGTTCAATATTGAACAGGGCGGCCCTGTCGTCCAGCGCTATAATGCGCCGCATCAATCAACATGACAGACGCGTTCCGGATGCTCGCGGACCGCGTTCCCAGGGAGAGACCGCATGCCGCTGCCCGCCTCGCTTGTGAATACGCTCGAACTGCCGGTGGTCGGATCGCCGTTGTTCATCGTCTCCGGGCCCGAGCTCGTGATCGCCCAGTGCAAGGCCGGCATCGTCGGCTCGTTCCCGGCACTGAACGCGCGCCCGGTCGAGAAGCTCGGCGAATGGCTCACCCGGATCGAGAACGAGCTCGGCGAATACAAGGCGCTGCACCCGGAAAAGAAGGTCGCGCCCTACGCCGTCAACCAGATCTGTCACGCCTCCAACGACCGGCTGATGAAGGACATGGAGACCTGCGTGAAGCACCAGGTGCCGATCATCATCACCTCGCTGCGCCCGCCGCAGGAAATCGTCGAGGCCGCGCATTCCTATGGCGGCGTCGTGTTCCACGACGTCATCAACGTCAAGCACGCGCGCAAGGCCGCCGAACAGGGCGTCGACGGCCTGATTCTGGTCTGCGCCGGCGCCGGCGGCCATGCCGGCACGCTGTCGCCGTTCGCGCTGGTGCGCGAGGTCAAGCAATGGTTCAAGGGCACCATCCTGCTGTCGGGCGCGATCTCCGACGGCTGGAGCGTGGCCTCCGCGCTCGCGCTCGGCGCCGACCTCGCTTATGTCGGCACCCGCTTCATCGCCACCGCGGAAGCCAACGCCGATCAGGCCTACAAATCAGCGCTGATCGAACACGCCGCGCACGACATCGTCTATTCCAACCTGTTCACCGGCGTGCACGGCAATTATCTCGGACCGTCGATCGTGGCCGCCGGCCTCGATCCCGACAACCTCCCGGTCGCCGACAAGTCGAAGATGAATTTCGGCTCCGGCGGCAACACCAAGTCCAAGGCGTGGCGCGACATCTGGGGCTCGGGCCAGGGTATCGGCCAGATCGCGGACGCACCGCCGGTTTCCGAACTGGTCGAGCGCATGAAGGCCGAGTTCGCCGACGCCAGCGGCGACTTTCTCAAGCGGGCGCGCGCTTAAAATCCGCGCGACCTGCTTTCAATAAAGAACTGATAAAGGGACGGGAATGATAGGACTCTCGCGGCATGTCATAACGGTCGCGTTCGCCTTGCTGGCGAGCGCTGCGGCCAACGCCGAGGACAAGAGCGAAATCCGCATCGGCCAGACGCTGCCCTATAGCGGGCCGCTGTCGGGCTTCGGCATCATCGGGCGGGCGGAGGAGGCCTATTTCGAGAAGGTCAACGCCGAAGGCGGCATCAACGGCCGCAAGATCAAGTTCATCAGCCTCGACGACGCCTATTCGCCGCCCAAGACCGTGGAGCAGACCCGCAAGCTGGTCGAACAGGATGAAGTCCTTGTCATGTTCGGCTCATTGGGAACCGCGACCAACAGCGCCGTGCATCGCTACCTCAACAACAAGAAGGTGCCGCAACTGTTCGTGCTGAGCGGCGCCACCAAATGGGCCGATCCGAAGAGCTTTCCGTGGACCATGCCGGGCATGGCGGCCTACCAGTCCGAGGGCGTGGTCTATGCCAAGCACATCCTGCAGACCAAGCCCGACGCCAAGATCGCCATCCTGTCGCAGAACGACGATTTCGGCCGCGACTATGTCGCCGGCTTCAAGCGTACGCTCGGCGACAAGGCCGCGACCATGATCGTGGCGGACGCCAGCTACGAGACCAGCGCGCCGACCATCAGCTCGCAGATCGCCACGCTGAAGGCCTCCGGCGCCAACGTGATGTTCGGCGTCGTGCTCGGGAAATTCACCTCGCAGATGATCAAGGGCACAGCCGAGATCAACTGGAAGCCCGACCTGTTCTTCGTGCCGGCCTCGGCGTCGTCGATCTCGTTCCTGGAGCCCGCCGGCCTCGAAAACGCCGTCGGCCTGATCTCGTCGGGCAACCAGAAGGACGCGATGGACGTTCAATGGGCCGACGATGCCGGGGTGAAGGCGTACTTTGCCTTCATGAAACAGTATCTGCCGAACGCCGACCTCAACAATTCGAACTATGCCGCCGGCTACGCCTATGCCAGCCTGCTGATGAAGGTACTGACGGCGTGCAAGGACGATATCAGCCGCGACAACATCATGAAGCAGGCGGCCTCGCTGCGCGAGGTACCGCTGCCCTTGCTGCTACCGGGGATGACGGTTTCGACCGATGCCGACGATTATCTGCCGTTCCAGCAATTGAGACTCCGCCGCTTCGACGGCAAGAGCTGGGTCGGCTTCGGCGAAATTCTGGATGACCGCTGAGCAGAGATCTGGGAGAGCAACGTGACATCGATCATCAGCGGCGACCGCAGCATCAGCTATCCCGAGATTCACGCCCGCATCGCGCAGGCGGCGACGGGATTCGGGGCGATCGGCCTTGGCGGCGGGACGCCCGTCGCGATGATGCTGCGCAACGATTTTGCGCTGTTCGAGGTTTCCGGCGCGGCTGCGGCGCTCGGCAGCCCCGTGGTGCCGATCAACTGGCATCTGAAGGCGGAAGAAGTCGCCTACATCCTCGCCGACAGCGGCGCCGAGATCCTGGTCTGCCACGCTGATTTATTGCCGCAGATCAGGGACGGCCTGCCCCCTCATTTGAAGCTGTTCGTGGTAACGACGCCGCCGGAAATAGCGGCGGCGTTTGACGTCGCGACGCCGCTGACGCGCGTCCCCCAAGGCCTGACCGACTGGGACGACTGGCGCGACACCCACGCCCCATCGCAGGCGCCCGCGATCGGCAGCGCGCCGATGTTCTATACGTCGGGCACCACAGGCCTGCCGAAGGGCGTGCGCCGCAAGCCGATGCAGCCCGAACAGCAGGCGGCATCCGCGCGCGTCGGCACCATCGCCTACGGCATCAAGGCCGGCGACGACCAGGTGATCCTGATGAACGGCCCGATGTACCATTCGGCGCCGAACTCCTACGGCATGCTGGCGTTCCGCAGCGGCTGCACCATCGTGCTCGAGCCGCGCTTCGACCCCGAGGACATGCTGCAACTGATCGCGCGCCATCGCGTCACCCACATGCACATGGTGCCGACGATGTTCGTCCGCCTGCTGCGGCTGCCGGATGAGGTCAAGCGCCGTTACGATCTGTCGTCGCTGCGCTTCATCGTGCATGGGGCGGCGCCCTGCCCGCCGCAGGTCAAGCGCGCCATGATCGACTGGTGGGGCACTCGGCCGAGGAGGCATTAACAAAACCCGGCACCGTCGGCCGCGCCATCGAAGGCGGCATCGTGAAAATCTTCCGCCCCGACGGCGAACTGTGCGAGGTCAACGAGCCCGGCGAGATCTTTATGCGCCAGGTCGCGACCTCGGATTTCGATTATCACGGCAAGGCCGAGGCGCGCGCCGAGGCCGGCCGCGACGGCCTCATCAGCGTCGGCGACGTCGGCTATCTCGACGCCGACGGTTATCTGTTCCTGTGCGACCGCAAGCGCGAC harbors:
- a CDS encoding ABC transporter substrate-binding protein: MIGLSRHVITVAFALLASAAANAEDKSEIRIGQTLPYSGPLSGFGIIGRAEEAYFEKVNAEGGINGRKIKFISLDDAYSPPKTVEQTRKLVEQDEVLVMFGSLGTATNSAVHRYLNNKKVPQLFVLSGATKWADPKSFPWTMPGMAAYQSEGVVYAKHILQTKPDAKIAILSQNDDFGRDYVAGFKRTLGDKAATMIVADASYETSAPTISSQIATLKASGANVMFGVVLGKFTSQMIKGTAEINWKPDLFFVPASASSISFLEPAGLENAVGLISSGNQKDAMDVQWADDAGVKAYFAFMKQYLPNADLNNSNYAAGYAYASLLMKVLTACKDDISRDNIMKQAASLREVPLPLLLPGMTVSTDADDYLPFQQLRLRRFDGKSWVGFGEILDDR
- a CDS encoding cob(I)yrinic acid a,c-diamide adenosyltransferase; the encoded protein is MVVLNRIYTKTGDDGTTALGSGERRPKFDLRISAYGTVDETNAAIGVVRLHLAGAPELDTMLSLIQNDLFDLGADLAVPQRDGKAERLRVLTSQVERLERDIDSLNAKLAPLTSFILPGGTPAAAYLHLARTICRRAERIMVELAANPAEPVSEAAIQYINRLSDFLFVASRAVNDNGAGDVLWVPGQNR
- the gluQRS gene encoding tRNA glutamyl-Q(34) synthetase GluQRS, translating into MPPPVFRFAPSPNGYLHLGHARSALLNFDLARETGGRFLLRIEDIDTTRCRPEFEAAIYEDLAWLGLSWETPVRRQSEQLARYRDAVERLQAEGLIYPSFESRTEIARLVAQKEAGAPWPRDPDGAPLYPGVAKQLAPEERERLISSGAPYALRLDMAAACAQAKHLVWTEHGEGPDGEQGAVTARPEDWGDVILARKETPTSYHLSVVIDDALQGVTDVVRGRDLFWSTSVHRLLQSLLGLPQPLYRHHPLMTDAAGQKLSKSTGAMALRELRAAGATPADIRRMAQLP
- a CDS encoding YihY/virulence factor BrkB family protein produces the protein MDAFYTFLADDGWAIASHIALSTLMALFPFLIVLTSLAGFFGSKELADQAVSLLLEVWPKQVADSLSSEIHDVLTTTRGDILTIGAVLAVYFASNGVEALRVALNRAYSVIEPRRWYWLRLESIGYTLVAAFTSLAMAFLIVLGPLMLEAARRHIPFFVETNEHFLNVSRYGITISALIVALFILHAWLPAGRRGFLQILPGIIFTLAASLVSGIVFGQYLARFANNYVTMYAGLASVIIALVFLYFIAAIFVYGGELNAAIIKSRLPHGVSLQAAQSLAHVETQA
- a CDS encoding electron transfer flavoprotein subunit beta/FixA family protein, translated to MKVLVPVKRVVDYNVKVRVKSDGTGVELANVKMSMNPFDEIAVEEALRLKEAGKATEVVVVSIGPAQASETIRTGLAMGADRGILVKAEGNVEPLAVAKILKAIADAEKPGLIILGKQAIDDDSNQTGQMLAALLGWSQATFASKLEVDGSDFKVTREVDGGLQTVKLKGPSIVTTDLRLNEPRYASLPNIMKAKKKPIDDKSASDYGVDLTPHLEVLKTSEPPGRKGGVKVKDVAELISKLKTEAGVL
- a CDS encoding LysR family transcriptional regulator; amino-acid sequence: MDWDLCKTFVAVAETRSFAAAARQLRSSHPTVGRKVAELENQLGIPLFARSNDGLSLTSQGRKFREHVEAMAAAALRAEAAVSATGAQARGVVKLSIGATLASHWLMPRLGGFLRAHDHIQLEIITHPFPASVRRREADVVLRPVDSGEENLIGRRIGRLGTGFYASRGYAARRPLPERRDEWKGHSVIGFADRASNERLARWSDFITRQGSVVLRCSSQGDMLAAARAGLGISALSCFVAATDPDLVRVAPQKLVSVADLWLLAHPDLVDLPVVRAVIDFVTACAREDRVTLRG
- a CDS encoding DNA-3-methyladenine glycosylase family protein, translating into MTIHLNTQDDLEDAIGKLVAQDTRLKPILDLTGMPALRQREPGFAGLAHIVCGQQVSTASAAAIWARLSAAFDPFDHSAIRKARTDRLGRLGLSGAKIKTLKNIARELHLERLNLDVLAEEDADAAHNTLTALHGIGPWTADVYLLFCLRHADAWPAGDIAVQEAIKIGLGLATRPTPKQMAPLAEPWRPLRGAAAHLWWSYYRVLKKREGVLAEKTSPAKVSPAKPSRSKPSLAKSPGPRARKR
- a CDS encoding ATP-binding protein is translated as MAAKPRSRRLTGATKRRPAKKRAKKRAAKKLPTKKLLARKLPAKPRRKPAAVSGPDMVEAALAAFAHEVRTPLTGILAISNLLATSDLDERERRWADTIKAGAEHLSSLATLFVDAARSRGAGVRQDLFDLPALARNAGDSLAGRAAAKGLQWSVEISEKLPAFVVGDPVRLRAALENLIDNAAKFTEQGAIELTATPLRAAAGKVGVAFAISDSGIGLTLNEVKRLFRPFSQANVSIASRFGGAGLGLASVKQIARAMGGDIMVAARRGGGTTFTLAVTLTRARASRTAGGGGTDGELSMPGQRPLKLLSVEDNPFGRVVLNAILTELGHQTEFIGRGEAAPERIAQGAFDAVLMDMVLPGIDGIEAIRRIRALEPPHGRIAVIGVSGRGDDEAASRDAGADAFLVKPVSPRALATALLEAIRRAAAAT
- a CDS encoding electron transfer flavoprotein subunit alpha/FixB family protein — translated: MTTLLIAEHEHEVLKDSTNKALTAATQLGAEVHVLVAGGGQGTKAAAEAAAKLAGVTKVLVAESEAYAHDLAEPLAALIVALAPGYDAFVAPATSRFKNVMPRVAALLDVMQVSEIIKVVAPDTFERPIYAGNAIQTVKSKDAKKVITVRTSTFAAAGEGGSASVENAASAADPGLSSFVGEEVAKSDRPELTSAKIIVSGGRAMQSRENFAKYIEPLADKLGAGVGASRAAVDAGYAPNDWQVGQTGKVVAPELYIAIGISGAIQHLAGMKDSKVIVAINKDEDAPIFQVADYGLVADLYQAVPELTEELGKLGK
- a CDS encoding NAD(P)H-dependent flavin oxidoreductase; this encodes MPLPASLVNTLELPVVGSPLFIVSGPELVIAQCKAGIVGSFPALNARPVEKLGEWLTRIENELGEYKALHPEKKVAPYAVNQICHASNDRLMKDMETCVKHQVPIIITSLRPPQEIVEAAHSYGGVVFHDVINVKHARKAAEQGVDGLILVCAGAGGHAGTLSPFALVREVKQWFKGTILLSGAISDGWSVASALALGADLAYVGTRFIATAEANADQAYKSALIEHAAHDIVYSNLFTGVHGNYLGPSIVAAGLDPDNLPVADKSKMNFGSGGNTKSKAWRDIWGSGQGIGQIADAPPVSELVERMKAEFADASGDFLKRARA
- a CDS encoding twin transmembrane helix small protein translates to MASFLSSIVLPIAVAAVAIVLLLGLINMMRGGSPNRSQQLMRLRVLLQFVAIVITMIAVWAMGK